The Clostridiales bacterium DNA segment CAGGAGCCGTTAAAGCAGAGGGATCAATCCAGGCTTATGATCTTGCATAAAGATACCGGAAAGATCGAGCACAGGATATTCAAAGATATAATAGATTATTTGAATCCCGGTGACTGTCTGGTTTTAAATAATACGAGGGTAATGCCCGCAAGATTATATGGAAGAAGGGAAGATACGGGAGGAAAAATCGAGGTACTTCTTCTTAAAAGGGTGGAAAAAGATAAATGGGAAGTGCTTGTAAACCCCGGGAGAAAGGCAAGGATAGGTGAAAGGATCATTTTCGGCAACGGTGAACTTGCTGCAAAGATACTGAGCCACACGGACGCAGGTGGAAGGATAATAGAGTTTGAATACAGCGGAATTTTCGAAGAGATTCTGGATAGGCTGGGCGAGATGCCGCTTCCGCACTACATCAAGAAGAAATTGGCCGATAAGGAAAGTTACCAGACGGTATATTCGAAAGTGGAAGGTTCGGCGGCAGCGCCTACGGCAGGTTTGCATTTTACAAAAGAACTGCTGAATAATATAAAAGAGAAGGGAATTTCCATTGTGTATATCACCCTTCATGTAGGTCTTGGTACGTTCAGGCCTGTAAAAGAGGAAAATATTGAAGAGCATAAAATGCATTCCGAGTATTATATGATAGACGGGCTTTCGGCAAT contains these protein-coding regions:
- the queA gene encoding tRNA preQ1(34) S-adenosylmethionine ribosyltransferase-isomerase QueA; the protein is MKLEEFDYNLPEELIAQEPLKQRDQSRLMILHKDTGKIEHRIFKDIIDYLNPGDCLVLNNTRVMPARLYGRREDTGGKIEVLLLKRVEKDKWEVLVNPGRKARIGERIIFGNGELAAKILSHTDAGGRIIEFEYSGIFEEILDRLGEMPLPHYIKKKLADKESYQTVYSKVEGSAAAPTAGLHFTKELLNNIKEKGISIVYITLHVGLGTFRPVKEENIEEHKMHSEYYMIDGLSAITINECRKKGGRIIAAGTTSTRTLETASRPDGIMEAKSGWTDMYIYPGYKFKAVDCLITNFHLPKSSLIMLVSALAGRERILNAYNCAVMNKYRFYSFGDAMFIV